The segment TCTTGATCACACTCATGAATGAATCATATTCTACCGGCTTACTTACGAAACAATTTACATGCATTGCATAACTGGCGTGTATATCATTCTCTGATTGTGATGTTGTAAGTACAATTACGGGAATTAATTTGAGCTCAGGGTCGTTCTTGATTTTTTCCAGAACTTCCAACCCATTCATTTTTGGCAAATTTAAATCCAGCAGGATCAGATCCGGAACAATTGCATTCTTATGCTTTCCTGTCTTCGATAAAAATTCAATGGCTTCCACTCCATCAAAAACGACATGCAATTTATTTTCAATTCGCCCTTCATTTAATGCTTCCTGTGTCAGACGTACATCGCCCGGGTTGTCTTCAACTAATAAAATGTCAACTGCTTTCATGCTTTTTTACTTTTAAGGTGAAATAAAATGTTGTTCCTTTTCCTAATTCTGATTCAAACCAGATTGTACCGCCATGCCGTTCAACGATCTTCTTTACAACAGCAAGACCAATCCCTGTTCCATTGAACATAGCCTTGCTGTGAAGTTGTTTGAAAATTACAAATACTTTATCATGATATTTTTTATCGATTCCAATTCCATTGTCTTTTACTGAAAATAGCCATTCGTCAGTTTTACGTTCAGCAGATATTCTAATTTCAGGTATATTATCCTTTACCTGAAACTTTACAGCATTGGCTAATAAATTCTGAAATACCTGTATCATTTGTGTCTTATCCGCAAGTATCACCGGTAATTCATCGATTTTAATTTCAGTTTTACTTTCAACTATGATCGTTTTCAGATTCTCCAAAACATCCTTTACTACTGTATTTAAATCTACTTCTACATCCGGAAGTTGTCTGTTGATCTTCGAATAATTCAGAAGATCGATGATGAGTTGTTTCATCCTGTTTGCGCCATCAACTGCGTATTTGATAAACTCATCAGCATCTTCATCAAGCTTTCCTTTATATCGCTGTTCAATAAGTTGCACATAGCTTCCAACCATCCGCAATGGCTCCTGAAGATCGTGCGAAGCTATGTATGCAAATTGCTCCAGTTCTTTGTTCGACCGTTCCAGCTCTTCTACATATTTTTTTTCTTTCTCCTCTGCAATCTTTTGAGGAGTAAGGTTAACCATTGAACCTATCATTCTGATCGGCTCACCTTCCAGATTCCTGATAATAGATCCGCGGTCAAGAATGAAAAACACTTTGCCATTTCCTCCGTGATATTTATATTCATCGGTCCAGAACATTTCTCCGTTTTTTATTGATTCAAAGATCTTTTTTTCTACACGTTCCCTGTCATTATCATCTATGTTTTTTATCCAGAATTCAAATTTTTGCTCCGTTTCATCTTTGTCATATCCAAACAAAGTGTAAAAATTCTCATTCCACCAGATTTCATTAGTGATAAGATTCCAGTCCCATACTACATCGTGTGTTGCTTTGGAAACAATGGAAAATCTTTCGTTCATTTCAATGGCTGTATCACGCGATTTAAATTTATCTGTTACGTCTCTGTGATTTGCAACGATTGCTTTCACGTTCTCGTCATTCAATAAATTTATGACTGTTCCTTCTACCCAGAAATGATGACCGTCTTTATGTCTGAATCTATTTTGACGGTGAAAGAGTTTTCCAGGATGTAACAATAGTTCGCTGAAAATATTTTTTGAGTCATAAATATTTTCAGGATGCATAATTTCACTGAAATTTTTCCAACCATGTAATCTACGGTGTATCCTGTTGCTTTTTCAAATGCAGGGCTCACATAAATTACTTTTCCTTTTTCATCAATCAGTGAAATAATATCTTCAGCATTTCGTACCACACCCTGAAACCTTTTTTCACTCTTTATCAATTCTTGCTCAGCTTCCTTTATTTCAGTTATATCCTTGAAGTTCGTCAGCATTCCCTGGACATTGGGTTCATGAAATAAATTAACAATAATTCCATCGAACCAGATATACGAGTTGTTTTTATGTTTAGACCTAAGCGTTATTTTAAAAGGAGCTCCTGGATTTGCAAGTGCCAGGTTAAAAACCTGATTTACTTTCTCAAGGTCGTCAGGATGTATGCGTTGGAAAATATCTATTTGTTCAGAATCTTCATCAGTCCAGCCGGTAACACGTTCTGCTGAAGGACTTCTATAAGTCATTTTTCTGTCTTTGTCAATTACAATGATCAAACTATCATTATACTCTAATATATATTTAAATCTCTGTTCTCTTTTATTCAATTCATTGGTTCGTTCTTCAACCAGTCTTTCAAGACTTGCGTTTAATTCCTGCAATTCAATCTCTGCTTTTTTAAGAGAAGAAATATCTTTCACTAATACCAGATTTCCTACAACTTCCGAATTATCATTCAGGTTTTGTGATACTGTTACCAAAACATTAAGTGGCACATTTTCTTTCGTATAATAAATAACTTCACCTTGCCAAAAGCCTTCCTTTTCAAATGCCGCAAGCGCTTCTTCTCTGCCACCTGTATGAAATTTTATCTTCAATACCTCCATCGCAGTTTTTCCAATTGCTTCTTCACTCTTCCATCCAAACAGCCTCTCTGCTGCCGGATTCCATTCAGTGATGGTGTAATTTTTATCTGAACTAATAATGGGGTCCTGAATATTTTTTGCAATTGAAGCCAGGTATTTGTATTTTTCAATTTGCTCAGCCATTTGTCTGATCTTTCCGGCTTCAAATGCCTCCCTATCCTGTGTTGTTCTCTTTCTTACTGAAAATAAATCTATCAATACAAAAACTGAAGTCAGAATAACTATTGCGATAATAAAGATCTGCTCTTTCCAATTTGGATTTGTATAAATGGAAATTCCTGCAATTAAAATTGCAAGAAATA is part of the Bacteroidota bacterium genome and harbors:
- a CDS encoding response regulator, with protein sequence MKAVDILLVEDNPGDVRLTQEALNEGRIENKLHVVFDGVEAIEFLSKTGKHKNAIVPDLILLDLNLPKMNGLEVLEKIKNDPELKLIPVIVLTTSQSENDIHASYAMHVNCFVSKPVEYDSFMSVIKSIEDFWFTIVKLPQLN
- a CDS encoding GHKL domain-containing protein, producing the protein MKQLIIDLLNYSKINRQLPDVEVDLNTVVKDVLENLKTIIVESKTEIKIDELPVILADKTQMIQVFQNLLANAVKFQVKDNIPEIRISAERKTDEWLFSVKDNGIGIDKKYHDKVFVIFKQLHSKAMFNGTGIGLAVVKKIVERHGGTIWFESELGKGTTFYFTLKVKKHESS
- a CDS encoding PAS domain S-box protein is translated as MKGKEKYLLLLFLAILIAGISIYTNPNWKEQIFIIAIVILTSVFVLIDLFSVRKRTTQDREAFEAGKIRQMAEQIEKYKYLASIAKNIQDPIISSDKNYTITEWNPAAERLFGWKSEEAIGKTAMEVLKIKFHTGGREEALAAFEKEGFWQGEVIYYTKENVPLNVLVTVSQNLNDNSEVVGNLVLVKDISSLKKAEIELQELNASLERLVEERTNELNKREQRFKYILEYNDSLIIVIDKDRKMTYRSPSAERVTGWTDEDSEQIDIFQRIHPDDLEKVNQVFNLALANPGAPFKITLRSKHKNNSYIWFDGIIVNLFHEPNVQGMLTNFKDITEIKEAEQELIKSEKRFQGVVRNAEDIISLIDEKGKVIYVSPAFEKATGYTVDYMVGKISVKLCILKIFMTQKIFSANYCYILENSFTVKIDSDIKTVIISG